The Mytilus edulis chromosome 12, xbMytEdul2.2, whole genome shotgun sequence genome contains a region encoding:
- the LOC139497205 gene encoding baculoviral IAP repeat-containing protein 7-like isoform X2, with translation MKAKTFASAREFNETLSMEPFSLHESIKGKKQIQLMSLFKEIPDKGRLKRDDSLSLESSEKQCLSEGILECKLLLLQIQKHLNKRGNLDIATNIVKHKNKLKATCEKLEKKGNVKTDDESFIRMHDPESIHLHGKKYDMKMVNAEGIPRQELGSLLRLRVPQYHTYYLYPLSRSMSNEMMRFSSLSTFPRHIDISMTRLAKAGFFFTGEGCATKCYSCGTTYDQWKSGDDPSAIHKSISPSCILVNNFGCEIPPFEGDSYLVRTPPKDASTSMNVGVHDKNHQQSQGTASSPRDAYTGHKITTVNAISVQSSHASTGNAARNMPTSDITGETGDDSKNNSRTNDCQHDYASLGITIDKPKYPDYAALQVRISSYQGWPSYLDQTPREMAVSGFFFAGYHDYTRCFFCGGGLRNWELGDDPWVEHARWFPQCSFLKQNKGDVFVNDIQRRKQQLENTTQQNNLQSLSAEVSGSRRSTQTSTDIDTHPLLDSVAVKSVCEMGYTKEQVVKPLQIIKDSGQELTAHNILQILLDREDAIRFNTSPSTQATESVATPSTLSPSTPNLRDEAEKILEENQQLKEQRLCKVCLDLDVSIAFLPCGHIVCCKDCAPAMRNCPICRKYIKGTVKTYLA, from the exons ATGAAGGCAAAAACTTTTGCATCAGCACGAGAATTCAACGAAACTCTTTCGATGGAACCTTTTTCACTCCACGAGTCGATCAAAGGAAAGAAGCAGATACAATTAATGTCATTATTCAAAGAGATTCCAGATAAGGGAAGACTTAAGCGGGATGACTCGTTAAGTTTAGAATCGTCAGAAAAACAATGCCTTTCAGAGGGTATATTAGAATGCAAATTACTATTGTTGCAAATCCAAAAACATTTGAACAAACGAGGTAATTTGGATATTGCCACAAATATTgtgaaacataaaaataaattaaaagcgACTTGTGAAAAACTTGAAAAGAAAGGAAATGTAAAGACCGACGATGAAAGTTTTATCCGAATGCATGATCCAGAAAGTATACATTTACatggaaaaaaatatgatatgaaaatGGTTAATGCAGAAGGAATACCAAGACAAGAGTTAGGCAGTTTATTGAGACTACGTGTACCTCAATATCATACATATTATCTTTATCCTTTATCAAGATCAATGTCAAATGAAATGATGAGATTTTCATCATTAAGTACATTCCCACGTCATATAGATATCAGCATGACACGTTTAGCAAAAGCTGGTTTTTTCTTTACTGGAGAGGGCTGTGCAACAAAATGTTATTCATGTGGTACAACTTACGACCAATGGAAATCGGGAGATGATCCTTCAGCAATTCACAAAAGTATATCACCATCTTGTATACTTGTGAACAATTTTGGTTGTGAAATACCTCCGTTTGAAGGCGATAGTTACTTAGTAAGAACACCTCCAAAAGATGCCTCTACATCTATGAACGTCGGTGTTCATGACAAAAATCATCAACAAAGTCAAGGTACAGCATCTTCACCAAGAGATGCGTACACTGGTCACAAGATAACGACAGTAAATGCAATAAGTGTTCAAAGTTCTCATGCTTCAACCGGAAATGCGGCTAGAAATATGCCAACCAGTGACATAACAGGAGAAACTGGTGACGATAGTAAAAATAATTCAAGGACGAACGACTGTCAACACGATTATGCATCGCTTGGTATTACCATTGACAAGCCGAAGTATCCAGATTATGCTGCTCTTCAAGTTCGAATTAGTTCCTATCAAGGATGGCCATCGTATCTTGACCAAACACCACGCGAGATGGCTGTATCCGGATTCTTTTTTGCAGGTTACCATGACTATACGAGGTGTTTCTTCTGTGGAGGTGGACTACGAAACTGGGAGCTTGGTGACGATCCTTGGGTAGAGCATGCGCGTTGGTTTCCACAATGTTCttttttgaaacaaaacaaaggCGATGTATTTGTTAATGACATTCAGAGACGGAAACAACAATTG GAAAATACTACTCAGCAGAACAACTTACAGTCATTGTCAGCTGAAGTTAGCGGTAGTAGAAGAAGTACACAGACTTCGACAGACATTGATACACATCCATTACTAGATAGTGTCGCTGTTAAAAGTGTTTGTGAGATGGGATATACTAAAGAACAAGTTGTAAAACCATTACAGATAATCAAGGACTCGGGACAAG aattaACCGCTCATAATATCCTGCAAATTTTACTTGATCGTGAGGATGCGATCAGATTCAATACATCTCCATCTACACAAGCCACCGAGAGTGTAGCAACGCCTAGTACTTTATCGCCAAGTACCCCAAACTTACGAGATG aagcagAAAAAATATTAGAAGAAAACCAACAATTAAAAGAACAAAGATTATGTAAAGTGTGTCTAGATTTAGACGTCTCTATCGCCTTTCTACCATGTGGACATATAGTGTGTTGTAAAGACTGCGCACCTGCTATGAGAAATTGTCCAATATGTCGCAAATACATAAAAGGAACTGTTAAAACATATCTtgcatga
- the LOC139497205 gene encoding baculoviral IAP repeat-containing protein 7-like isoform X1 — MLKNKDIVNMKAKTFASAREFNETLSMEPFSLHESIKGKKQIQLMSLFKEIPDKGRLKRDDSLSLESSEKQCLSEGILECKLLLLQIQKHLNKRGNLDIATNIVKHKNKLKATCEKLEKKGNVKTDDESFIRMHDPESIHLHGKKYDMKMVNAEGIPRQELGSLLRLRVPQYHTYYLYPLSRSMSNEMMRFSSLSTFPRHIDISMTRLAKAGFFFTGEGCATKCYSCGTTYDQWKSGDDPSAIHKSISPSCILVNNFGCEIPPFEGDSYLVRTPPKDASTSMNVGVHDKNHQQSQGTASSPRDAYTGHKITTVNAISVQSSHASTGNAARNMPTSDITGETGDDSKNNSRTNDCQHDYASLGITIDKPKYPDYAALQVRISSYQGWPSYLDQTPREMAVSGFFFAGYHDYTRCFFCGGGLRNWELGDDPWVEHARWFPQCSFLKQNKGDVFVNDIQRRKQQLENTTQQNNLQSLSAEVSGSRRSTQTSTDIDTHPLLDSVAVKSVCEMGYTKEQVVKPLQIIKDSGQELTAHNILQILLDREDAIRFNTSPSTQATESVATPSTLSPSTPNLRDEAEKILEENQQLKEQRLCKVCLDLDVSIAFLPCGHIVCCKDCAPAMRNCPICRKYIKGTVKTYLA, encoded by the exons ATGTTGAAGAACAAG GATATCGTCAATATGAAGGCAAAAACTTTTGCATCAGCACGAGAATTCAACGAAACTCTTTCGATGGAACCTTTTTCACTCCACGAGTCGATCAAAGGAAAGAAGCAGATACAATTAATGTCATTATTCAAAGAGATTCCAGATAAGGGAAGACTTAAGCGGGATGACTCGTTAAGTTTAGAATCGTCAGAAAAACAATGCCTTTCAGAGGGTATATTAGAATGCAAATTACTATTGTTGCAAATCCAAAAACATTTGAACAAACGAGGTAATTTGGATATTGCCACAAATATTgtgaaacataaaaataaattaaaagcgACTTGTGAAAAACTTGAAAAGAAAGGAAATGTAAAGACCGACGATGAAAGTTTTATCCGAATGCATGATCCAGAAAGTATACATTTACatggaaaaaaatatgatatgaaaatGGTTAATGCAGAAGGAATACCAAGACAAGAGTTAGGCAGTTTATTGAGACTACGTGTACCTCAATATCATACATATTATCTTTATCCTTTATCAAGATCAATGTCAAATGAAATGATGAGATTTTCATCATTAAGTACATTCCCACGTCATATAGATATCAGCATGACACGTTTAGCAAAAGCTGGTTTTTTCTTTACTGGAGAGGGCTGTGCAACAAAATGTTATTCATGTGGTACAACTTACGACCAATGGAAATCGGGAGATGATCCTTCAGCAATTCACAAAAGTATATCACCATCTTGTATACTTGTGAACAATTTTGGTTGTGAAATACCTCCGTTTGAAGGCGATAGTTACTTAGTAAGAACACCTCCAAAAGATGCCTCTACATCTATGAACGTCGGTGTTCATGACAAAAATCATCAACAAAGTCAAGGTACAGCATCTTCACCAAGAGATGCGTACACTGGTCACAAGATAACGACAGTAAATGCAATAAGTGTTCAAAGTTCTCATGCTTCAACCGGAAATGCGGCTAGAAATATGCCAACCAGTGACATAACAGGAGAAACTGGTGACGATAGTAAAAATAATTCAAGGACGAACGACTGTCAACACGATTATGCATCGCTTGGTATTACCATTGACAAGCCGAAGTATCCAGATTATGCTGCTCTTCAAGTTCGAATTAGTTCCTATCAAGGATGGCCATCGTATCTTGACCAAACACCACGCGAGATGGCTGTATCCGGATTCTTTTTTGCAGGTTACCATGACTATACGAGGTGTTTCTTCTGTGGAGGTGGACTACGAAACTGGGAGCTTGGTGACGATCCTTGGGTAGAGCATGCGCGTTGGTTTCCACAATGTTCttttttgaaacaaaacaaaggCGATGTATTTGTTAATGACATTCAGAGACGGAAACAACAATTG GAAAATACTACTCAGCAGAACAACTTACAGTCATTGTCAGCTGAAGTTAGCGGTAGTAGAAGAAGTACACAGACTTCGACAGACATTGATACACATCCATTACTAGATAGTGTCGCTGTTAAAAGTGTTTGTGAGATGGGATATACTAAAGAACAAGTTGTAAAACCATTACAGATAATCAAGGACTCGGGACAAG aattaACCGCTCATAATATCCTGCAAATTTTACTTGATCGTGAGGATGCGATCAGATTCAATACATCTCCATCTACACAAGCCACCGAGAGTGTAGCAACGCCTAGTACTTTATCGCCAAGTACCCCAAACTTACGAGATG aagcagAAAAAATATTAGAAGAAAACCAACAATTAAAAGAACAAAGATTATGTAAAGTGTGTCTAGATTTAGACGTCTCTATCGCCTTTCTACCATGTGGACATATAGTGTGTTGTAAAGACTGCGCACCTGCTATGAGAAATTGTCCAATATGTCGCAAATACATAAAAGGAACTGTTAAAACATATCTtgcatga